In Papaver somniferum cultivar HN1 chromosome 1, ASM357369v1, whole genome shotgun sequence, a genomic segment contains:
- the LOC113336237 gene encoding tropinone reductase-like 3, whose translation MAMMKKRFEGKVAIVTASTQGIGFSIAERLGLEGASIVISSRKQKNVDEAVEKLKSKGIEVFGVVCHVSNAQHRKNLIDQTIQKYGKINVVVSNAAANPSVDPILETKESILDKLWEINVKASILILQDAAPHLEKGSSVVFISSITAYQPSASMGMYGVTKTALLGLTKALAIEMSPDTRVNTVAPGFVPTHFADFLTKDENVRKEIEQRTLLNRLGTTEDMASATAYLASDDASYITGETLVVAGGMPSRL comes from the exons ATGgcgatgatgaagaagagatttGAAGGAAAAGTTGCCATAGTTACAGCTTCAACACAAGGGATAGGTTTCAGCATAGCAGAAAGACTTGGTTTAGAAGGAGCTTCTATTGTCATCTCGTCTCGCAAACAG AAAAATGTTGATGAAGCTGTGGAGAAGCTAAAATCTAAAGGAATTGAGGTTTTTGGGGTTGTTTGTCATGTATCAAATGCTCAACACAGAAAGAATCTCATAGACCAAACTATTCAG AAATATGGTAAAATCAATGTTGTTGTATCAAACGCTGCTGCCAATCCATCTGTAGATCccattttggaaactaaagaaAGCATTCTTGATAAACTCTGGGAGATCAATGTCAAGGCATCTATACTTATCTTACAG GATGCAGCACCTCATTTGGAGAAAGGATCTTCGGTTGTGTTTATTTCTTCTATTACAGCTTATCAGCCATCTGCATCGATGGGAATGTATGGGGTCACCAAAACTGCTCTTCTAGGTCTCACTAAG GCCCTTGCGATCGAGATGTCCCCGGATACCCGAGTGAACACTGTTGCTCCAGGATTTGTACCCACACACTTTGCCGACTTTCTTACAAAAGATGAAAATGTG AGGAAAGAAATTGAGCAAAGGACCTTGCTTAATAGGCTCGGAACAACAGAAGACATGGCTTCTGCAACCGCTTATTTGGCATCAGATGATGCTTCTTACATTACAGGTGAGACCCTGGTGGTGGCAGGTGGAATGCCTTCAAGACTTTAG